In one Cyanobacterium sp. T60_A2020_053 genomic region, the following are encoded:
- a CDS encoding ArsA family ATPase — translation MAFILTFLGKGGVGCTTMAITSAHHHASQGKKVLLAVQDSTPSFPLILGSELPDTVTEIKPNLHVIQLQSSKLLENSWEQVKELEQKYLKSPILNSIYGSELGILPGMDDALTLNYLREQDQNYDVIIYDSPSALQCLRMFGIPDILSWYIRRVRNILENSDIVKTISPFIQPVTSAVLNVSWSADNIASSAPVNEGNQMLDEGKNAINNPRRVAGFLVTNETKGAMETARYYWGSAQQVGLTIGGVLANGCDNVEDMKESFKPLNVTAIPKVAHWEEIGDILPNFLSLAILAPAPLTVDSSKREVKLFLPGFDKKQVKLSQSGPEITIEAGNQRRNILLPPPLKGQTVKGARFQEQYLIISL, via the coding sequence ATGGCATTCATTTTAACTTTTTTGGGCAAAGGTGGAGTAGGTTGCACCACCATGGCAATTACCAGCGCCCATCACCACGCCAGTCAAGGGAAAAAAGTCTTACTAGCAGTGCAAGATTCAACCCCATCATTTCCCCTCATATTAGGCAGTGAATTACCCGACACCGTCACCGAAATTAAACCGAATCTTCATGTTATCCAACTACAGAGTAGTAAATTATTAGAAAATAGCTGGGAACAAGTTAAGGAGTTAGAACAAAAATACCTAAAATCTCCCATTCTTAATAGTATCTATGGTTCAGAATTGGGCATATTGCCCGGTATGGACGATGCTTTAACTTTAAACTATTTACGAGAACAGGATCAAAATTATGATGTCATCATTTATGATAGCCCCAGCGCCCTCCAGTGTCTGCGAATGTTTGGTATTCCCGATATATTAAGCTGGTATATTCGGCGCGTGCGCAATATTTTAGAAAATTCCGACATCGTGAAAACCATTTCTCCGTTTATTCAACCTGTCACCAGTGCCGTGTTAAATGTTAGTTGGAGTGCCGATAATATCGCCTCATCAGCGCCCGTCAACGAAGGTAATCAAATGTTAGACGAAGGCAAAAACGCCATCAATAACCCCCGTAGAGTAGCTGGTTTCCTCGTGACGAATGAGACGAAGGGCGCTATGGAAACCGCCCGTTATTATTGGGGAAGCGCCCAACAGGTGGGGTTAACCATCGGCGGAGTTTTAGCTAATGGCTGTGATAATGTCGAGGACATGAAAGAGTCATTTAAGCCCTTAAACGTTACTGCCATCCCCAAGGTGGCACACTGGGAAGAAATTGGCGACATTTTACCAAATTTTCTCTCCCTAGCTATCCTTGCCCCAGCGCCCCTCACCGTTGACAGTAGTAAAAGGGAAGTCAAATTATTTTTACCCGGCTTTGATAAAAAACAAGTCAAATTGAGCCAATCAGGTCCAGAAATTACCATTGAAGCAGGAAATCAACGCCGTAATATTTTGTTACCACCACCGCTGAAAGGGCAAACGGTGAAGGGCGCTAGATTTCAAGAACAATATTTAATTATTTCCCTCTAG
- a CDS encoding DUF2470 domain-containing protein — protein MIEVINQGVSERICKHMNDDHQDAIMLYAQAFGKVDGVTGARMLSIDHEGMNIAVNDQVDQPIRINFDHTLSDAKDAHHTLVEMIKQAKQLTIDNCSKGQS, from the coding sequence ATGATTGAAGTAATTAATCAAGGGGTTAGTGAGCGCATTTGTAAGCACATGAATGACGATCATCAGGATGCCATAATGCTTTATGCTCAAGCGTTTGGTAAGGTTGACGGGGTGACGGGCGCTAGAATGTTATCCATCGATCATGAGGGGATGAATATTGCGGTTAATGATCAAGTGGATCAACCCATTAGGATCAACTTTGATCATACTTTATCCGATGCTAAAGACGCTCATCATACTTTGGTGGAAATGATTAAACAGGCAAAACAATTGACAATTGATAATTGCTCAAAAGGGCAAAGTTAA
- a CDS encoding MotA/TolQ/ExbB proton channel family protein, with product MPLYNQSNRQELDINLPYVSALALVFTLVIYLLLLPVRNSYLGVLFIDRGITQYVVVFLACFVIATTLNKYSKIEAEFKSLKQIQIPENISFDNYKSAQLKHLSEYFTQSPTLVKNRLGRVLLAYINSGSRKASSELALDDSSFYLTASESSYSFPRILVWAIPLLGFVGTVLGISSAVNGFSGFLEGSSEVEQIKEGIGTVTSGLAVAFDTTLLALLLSIIVMIPLVLIERRESQLLLRVDLFINDQLLPKFSEKETNNLLNTESLKSTIDEAIKTSLPSKDELIKPIEEAMPSPEDLIKPAEIYAKEVAQNLLKGYFEQFNTIQQQESVLIESIREINQGILTDREKFIQSYVEQQKFYNSLVNDMRDILALVNQQSQVSNDNFLTASEGVKNELSQVAILLENRLNSLEKSAEKFAQLSQFQDSLDRLIVSLKGAGEMEQTLINIKEEIALLAPVMKDLSKPRVIRLVEQIES from the coding sequence ATGCCTCTATATAATCAAAGTAACCGCCAAGAATTAGATATTAATTTACCCTATGTCAGCGCCCTTGCCCTTGTATTTACCTTAGTAATTTATTTACTACTATTACCAGTAAGAAATTCCTATTTAGGGGTATTATTTATCGACAGAGGTATAACTCAATATGTGGTTGTTTTTTTAGCGTGTTTTGTTATCGCTACTACTTTAAATAAATATAGTAAAATTGAAGCAGAATTTAAGTCTTTAAAGCAAATACAAATCCCCGAAAATATATCTTTTGATAATTATAAATCCGCTCAATTAAAGCATCTTTCCGAATATTTTACCCAATCTCCCACCCTAGTTAAAAATCGTTTAGGCAGAGTTTTATTAGCTTACATCAATTCAGGCAGTCGCAAAGCATCTAGTGAGTTAGCGTTGGATGATTCATCTTTTTATCTCACTGCTTCGGAATCATCTTATAGTTTTCCTCGTATCCTAGTGTGGGCAATACCTTTACTTGGTTTTGTTGGTACAGTATTAGGTATTAGTAGCGCCGTTAATGGCTTTTCTGGTTTTCTTGAAGGTAGCTCAGAAGTGGAGCAAATAAAAGAGGGAATTGGTACCGTTACCAGTGGTTTAGCTGTGGCTTTTGATACCACTTTATTAGCTCTTTTATTAAGTATCATAGTAATGATTCCTTTAGTCTTAATTGAGCGTAGGGAGTCTCAATTATTGCTGAGAGTTGATCTTTTTATTAATGATCAATTATTACCTAAATTTAGTGAAAAAGAAACTAATAATCTTCTTAATACAGAAAGTTTAAAAAGTACCATTGATGAAGCCATAAAAACTTCTTTACCTTCTAAAGATGAATTAATCAAACCCATTGAAGAAGCTATGCCTTCCCCTGAAGATTTAATCAAACCTGCAGAAATTTATGCCAAGGAAGTAGCCCAAAATTTATTGAAGGGATATTTTGAACAATTTAACACCATTCAGCAACAAGAATCAGTATTGATTGAGAGTATTAGGGAAATAAATCAAGGTATTTTGACAGATCGAGAAAAGTTTATTCAATCTTATGTAGAACAACAAAAGTTCTATAATTCTTTGGTAAATGACATGAGAGATATTTTGGCTTTGGTAAATCAACAATCACAGGTTAGTAATGATAATTTTCTGACTGCTAGTGAAGGGGTTAAAAATGAGTTATCTCAAGTGGCAATTTTGTTAGAAAATAGGCTTAATTCCCTTGAAAAATCGGCAGAAAAATTTGCTCAATTATCACAGTTTCAGGATAGTTTAGACCGTTTAATTGTGAGTTTGAAGGGCGCTGGGGAAATGGAACAAACTCTAATTAATATTAAAGAAGAAATTGCTCTTCTAGCGCCCGTCATGAAAGACTTGAGTAAGCCTAGGGTGATTCGTTTAGTTGAACAAATTGAGTCCTAA
- a CDS encoding matrixin family metalloprotease: MVLMVVITGNKSSALPRHQNNLEDKLPPLINYSLPSFLVNLPLATEDNYFEEITPHQVGYLIWRDFPVKVYLESPAPDLPVSSLQAFQRWQKAGRRALDLWNKYVPLQEINNAEEADIIIYRQAPLPQGKITRNPETGLLNLPRIAAATTTIKFYLRDNHLHHRMIIHVSPHQADDYLVSNISHEMGHALGIWGHSPNPDDIMYYAHTANIPTISPRDLNTLRKIYHQSTRLGGKIMNYEL; this comes from the coding sequence ATGGTGTTAATGGTGGTAATAACTGGTAACAAATCCAGCGCCCTTCCCCGTCATCAAAATAACCTTGAAGATAAATTACCACCATTAATCAATTATTCTCTGCCATCATTTTTAGTAAATCTGCCCTTGGCAACAGAAGATAATTATTTTGAGGAAATCACCCCCCATCAGGTGGGTTATTTGATTTGGCGAGATTTTCCCGTGAAAGTTTATTTAGAATCACCAGCGCCCGATTTACCAGTATCTAGTCTTCAGGCTTTCCAACGGTGGCAAAAAGCGGGGCGGAGGGCGCTGGATTTATGGAATAAATATGTACCATTACAAGAAATTAATAATGCTGAGGAAGCAGATATAATCATTTATCGTCAAGCGCCCCTCCCCCAAGGCAAAATCACCCGCAACCCCGAAACAGGTTTATTAAATTTACCGCGCATCGCCGCCGCTACCACTACCATTAAATTTTATCTGCGCGACAATCATCTACATCATCGGATGATTATTCATGTTAGCCCTCATCAAGCCGATGATTATTTAGTGAGTAATATTAGTCATGAAATGGGACACGCGCTGGGCATTTGGGGTCACAGCCCCAATCCTGATGATATAATGTATTATGCCCATACTGCGAACATTCCTACTATATCTCCCCGTGATCTCAATACTTTACGCAAAATTTATCATCAATCCACGCGCTTAGGAGGGAAAATTATGAATTATGAATTATGA